In one Pseudomonas purpurea genomic region, the following are encoded:
- a CDS encoding phospholipid carrier-dependent glycosyltransferase has translation MSRPAPLLFLLACLLFFFALGNHQLQGSTEARVAGIAMQMHLDNDWVTPRLFGQPFLEKPPLSLWLDAGAIRAFGGTPLAVRLASAFAGLFSVMLLYAMLRRFGRPTGVAWVASIMLATMASYWSNSRGVGEDALLSLGVTMALLAFFLGIRQREEQRSSLGSGLLFALGIAIATLSKGMLGLAMPGVVIFVWLLTDSLLNKRFSLGDWLRPGLLTLLGLVPLVIWLVLLYQRGGMQALGEVLLTNSVGRFSGSFTAAGHYEPFYYYLAKLPQAFLPWNILLYLGLWHFRKSLTSNPYRLFFTIWILAQFTLLTLASSKRTVYLMSLTPAAAVLAAEYAAVLYERLSGHVNASTWLGKLARHRRGIATGVIAFVICLYLAAAQWAAPHADRKLSFMPLTQHIQALQAEGHQVAMYQPNERVAGASVFYTQSQLIDLQTEAQLSEFLTAAPTHVAVMAGDIVPKPPLKVLKVIQVGRQPYYFVAQ, from the coding sequence ATGTCGCGTCCCGCCCCGTTACTGTTTCTGCTTGCCTGCCTGCTATTTTTCTTCGCCCTGGGTAATCACCAGTTGCAAGGTTCCACCGAAGCCCGCGTGGCCGGTATTGCCATGCAAATGCACCTGGACAACGACTGGGTGACGCCCCGTTTGTTCGGTCAGCCGTTTCTGGAAAAACCACCGCTGAGCCTCTGGCTGGACGCCGGTGCGATCCGTGCGTTCGGCGGCACGCCACTGGCGGTGCGACTGGCCTCGGCGTTTGCCGGGCTGTTCAGTGTCATGCTGCTGTACGCCATGCTGCGCCGGTTCGGCCGGCCAACAGGCGTTGCCTGGGTGGCCTCGATCATGCTCGCGACCATGGCCAGCTACTGGAGCAACAGCCGCGGCGTTGGCGAAGATGCCTTGCTCAGCCTCGGGGTAACGATGGCATTGCTGGCGTTTTTCCTGGGCATTCGGCAACGCGAAGAACAACGGTCGAGCCTGGGCAGCGGCCTGCTATTCGCCCTCGGCATCGCGATTGCAACCTTGAGCAAAGGCATGCTCGGGCTGGCAATGCCTGGCGTGGTGATCTTCGTCTGGCTGCTCACCGACAGCCTGCTGAACAAACGCTTCTCCTTGGGCGACTGGTTGCGCCCAGGGCTCTTGACCTTGCTCGGGCTGGTGCCGCTGGTGATCTGGCTGGTTCTGCTGTATCAGCGTGGCGGCATGCAGGCGCTCGGTGAAGTGCTGCTGACCAACAGCGTCGGTCGCTTCAGTGGCTCGTTCACCGCTGCCGGGCACTATGAGCCGTTCTATTACTACCTGGCCAAACTGCCACAAGCCTTTTTGCCGTGGAACATCCTGCTCTACCTGGGCCTGTGGCACTTTCGCAAAAGCCTGACGAGTAACCCTTACCGGTTGTTTTTCACGATCTGGATTCTCGCGCAGTTCACCCTGCTGACCCTGGCCTCCAGCAAGCGCACGGTGTACCTGATGTCCCTGACGCCTGCCGCCGCGGTGCTCGCCGCCGAGTACGCGGCGGTGCTGTATGAACGATTGTCCGGGCACGTCAACGCCTCGACCTGGCTCGGCAAACTGGCACGTCATCGGCGCGGGATCGCCACGGGCGTGATCGCTTTCGTGATCTGCCTCTACCTCGCGGCCGCGCAGTGGGCTGCGCCCCACGCTGATCGCAAGTTGTCCTTCATGCCGCTGACCCAGCACATTCAGGCGCTGCAAGCCGAGGGGCATCAGGTGGCGATGTATCAACCCAACGAACGGGTGGCCGGTGCCAGCGTGTTCTATACCCAGAGCCAACTGATTGACCTGCAAACCGAAGCGCAACTGAGTGAGTTCCTGACGGCGGCACCCACTCATGTGGCGGTCATGGCCGGCGACATCGTGCCCAAACCGCCGCTCAAAGTGCTGAAAGTCATTCAGGTCGGACGCCAGCCGTACTATTTCGTGGCGCAGTAA
- a CDS encoding EamA family transporter: MQKKHLLLAVLVTMVWGLNFPITKLGLATLDPLLLTALRFTLAALPWVFFIRRPQVAVWWLVAYGLIFGVAMWALINLGIELGVPPGTAALLIQFSAFFTLGWGVVLFRERLSRGQGVGVLLAASGVMLIVWSSPGEATTLGCMLLLVSAFSWSVGNVIIKRSGVREVFAFVVWASLFPPIPLFLLTWWAHGSAPFTSLVTQLDRVSVFSLMFQVYGATHFCYWGWNLLLREYPVSRVAPLSLLIPVFGVLGSMAILGHRVGITEGLSIALILSALAAGLFKKTIPPVEAVQVRTP; encoded by the coding sequence ATGCAAAAGAAACACCTGTTGCTGGCCGTGTTGGTCACCATGGTCTGGGGATTGAATTTCCCGATCACCAAGTTGGGCCTGGCCACCCTCGACCCACTGCTGCTGACCGCGCTGCGGTTCACGCTGGCGGCGTTGCCGTGGGTGTTCTTCATCCGGCGCCCGCAGGTTGCCGTTTGGTGGCTGGTTGCTTATGGGCTGATCTTTGGCGTGGCGATGTGGGCCTTGATCAACCTTGGCATCGAGCTGGGCGTTCCCCCCGGCACCGCTGCGCTGTTGATCCAGTTCAGCGCTTTTTTCACCCTGGGCTGGGGTGTCGTGCTGTTTCGCGAGCGTTTGAGCCGGGGGCAAGGGGTGGGGGTGTTACTCGCGGCGTCGGGGGTGATGCTGATTGTCTGGAGCAGCCCCGGCGAGGCGACAACCCTGGGCTGCATGTTGTTGCTGGTCAGTGCGTTCAGTTGGAGCGTGGGCAATGTGATCATCAAGCGGTCCGGAGTGCGGGAGGTTTTTGCCTTTGTGGTGTGGGCGAGCCTGTTTCCGCCAATTCCGTTGTTTTTACTTACGTGGTGGGCCCATGGCTCAGCGCCGTTCACCTCGCTGGTGACGCAACTGGATCGGGTGTCGGTGTTCTCGTTGATGTTTCAGGTCTATGGCGCGACGCACTTCTGCTACTGGGGTTGGAACCTGTTACTGCGTGAGTACCCGGTGTCACGGGTGGCGCCGCTGTCGTTACTGATTCCGGTGTTTGGCGTGCTGGGTTCCATGGCGATCCTCGGGCACCGGGTGGGCATTACCGAAGGGCTGTCGATTGCGCTGATTCTTTCAGCGCTGGCCGCCGGGTTGTTCAAGAAGACTATTCCCCCAGTGGAGGCAGTACAGGTGCGTACCCCATGA